A single window of Sebastes umbrosus isolate fSebUmb1 chromosome 16, fSebUmb1.pri, whole genome shotgun sequence DNA harbors:
- the si:dkey-33c12.4 gene encoding RNA polymerase II-associated protein 3 isoform X1: MPRKKDVVKGGAPIARIKENSRLMRTHETMVDFINGRHSSSSILDVFASGLLGLDFLRTFEGELEDDLYYDDDDDDDDEEDDDHFYPQNAAHKHLEPHPRIKQLTDEEADKHAKELIEEEERRKDKTEKNKRKKLRKKEKKRLEKENAVKDILPEEEQGKSDSSENQEESPVIESNADANDSPESGKTENGNEAAGCDESSGNNKEVESLAEMNKTEDGEQKQDLNLNNSFASTAKSVPEETSNQRPARERKKKKTKLQEVQPSKEEKPKIVEKPEVQKKKEEKPEPNKEKTMDSAAEELSKRSRELAGIGNRLAASGQYEMAVKCFTDAIKYNPKEFKLFGNRSLCFERLQQYENALGDADLALSMEPNWIKGLFRKGKALCGLKRYYEASLIYKEVLQLESSSTEATQELKRAQTLHLMEMGFSWAQSSEALKTHATLEEAVEALFGDECNPGPGDACASWDIADQPVVQEEDDDEGEWIVRQTSRPRTQQVKELDAFGLSRSKSQSPTPHSKNSLKPDIISVWVGSLAPAVTYSTLHELFSRAGTVYSIKMLLEQQCAFVNYTRKEDCDRAIQCINGMVVEGAPLAVRYPNKFHNGLGMSRSAASDPFPRLGLYKKECFFWRTTGCTRQDCTFRHVPENKNIDKDKFTSRLGNFM; the protein is encoded by the exons ATGCCGAGGAAGAAAGACGTTGTTAAAG GTGGAGCTCCTATAGCTAGAATCAAAGAGAACTCCAGACTCATGCGCACACAT GAAACTATGGTAGATTTCATAAATGGACGTCATTCTTCGAGCTCTATCCTGGATGTCTTTGCCTCTGGCTTATTAG GTTTAGATTTTTTAAGGACCTTTGAAGGAGAATTGGAGGACGACCTATATTAcgacgacgacgatgatgacgacgatgaagaagatgatgatCACTTTTATCCACAAAATGCTGCTCACAAGCATTTAGAACCACATCCACGAATAAAACAGCTCACTGATGAG gaggcTGATAAACATGCAAAAGAATTGATAGAAGAAGAGGAACGGCGTAAGGACAAAACTGAGAAGAACAAGCGTAAGAAATTG cgtaaaaaagaaaagaaaagattagAAAAGGAGAATGCAGTTAAAGACATTTTACCT GAGGAAGAACAAGGGAAGTCAGACTCCTCAGAAAATCAGGAAGAAAGTCCTGTTATTGAAAGTAATGCAGACGCAAATGATTCTCCCGAATCTGGTaaaacagaaaatggaaatgaggCGGCTGGATGTGATGAGAGCAGTGGTAATAATAAAGAAGTAGAAAGTCTTGCGGAGATGAATAAAACAGAAGATGGGGAGCAAAAG CAGGATTTgaatttaaataattcatttgCTTCTACGGCAAAATCGGTGCCCGAGGAGACGTCTAATCAGAGGCCtgcgagagaaagaaaaaagaaaaaaactaaattacagGAGGTTCAGCCGTCCAAGGAGGAAAAGCCAAAAATTGTGGAGAAACCCGAAGTAcaaaagaagaaggaagagaaaCCTGAACCCAATAAAGAG aaaacaatggACTCCGCTGCTGAAGAGTTGTCAAAAAGAAGCAGAGAGCTTGCTG GTATTGGAAATCGTTTGGCTGCCTCCGGACAGTACGAGATGGCTGTGAAATGCTTTACTGACGCCATTAAATACAACCCAAAGGAATTTAA GTTATTTGGAAATCGGTCCCTGTGTTTTGAAAGACTGCAGCAGTATGAAAACGCTCTCGGGGATGCTGATCTAGCGCTTTCCATGGAGCCAAACTGGATAAAAGGTTTATTTAGGAAAGGGAAAGCTCTCTGTGGGCTCAAG AGATACTACGAGGCCTCGCTGATCTATAAGGAGGTGTTGCAGCTGGAAAGTTCGAGCACTGAAGCCACGCAAGAGCTGAAACGAGCACAGACATTGCACCTTATG GAAATGGGATTCAGCTGGGCACAGAGCTCCGAGGCCTTGAAAACACACGCCACGTTAGAGGAAGCGGTTGAAGCTCTGTTTGGTGATGAATGCAATCCGGGTCCTGGAG ATGCCTGTGCCAGTTGGGACATTGCAGACCAACCAGTGGTGCAGGAGGAAGACGACGACGAGGGAGAGTGGATTGTCCGACAAACTAGTCGTCCTAGAACGCAGCAGGTCAAAGAGTTAGATGCTTTTGGCCTCAGCCGATCGAAATCTCAGTCCCCGACGCCTCATTCGAAGAATTCTTTGAAACC GGACATTATCTCTGTTTGGGTTGGATCCTTGGCTCCTGCTGTCACCTACTCAACACTTCACGAGCTCTTCAGCAG agccGGGACGGTCTACAGCATCAAGATGCTGCTGGAACAACAGTGTGCCTTTGTGAACTACACCAGAAAAGAAGACTGTGACCGAGCCATCCAGTGTATTAAT GGAATGGTGGTAGAGGGCGCTCCACTCGCTGTGCGATATCCCAATAAATTCCACAATGGACTCGGTATGTCCAGATCGGCCGCCTCTGACCCCTTTCCACGCCTCGG CCTGTACAAGAAGGAGTGCTTTTTCTGGAGGACGACCGGCTGCACGAGGCAGGACTGCACCTTCAGACACGTCCCAGAGAACAAGAACATTGACAAGGACAAATTCACCAGTAGACTGGGGAATTTTATGTAG
- the si:dkey-33c12.4 gene encoding uncharacterized protein si:dkey-33c12.4 isoform X2, translating into MPRKKDVVKGGAPIARIKENSRLMRTHETMVDFINGRHSSSSILDVFASGLLGLDFLRTFEGELEDDLYYDDDDDDDDEEDDDHFYPQNAAHKHLEPHPRIKQLTDEEADKHAKELIEEEERRKDKTEKNKRKKLRKKEKKRLEKENAVKDILPEEEQGKSDSSENQEESPVIESNADANDSPESGKTENGNEAAGCDESSGNNKEVESLAEMNKTEDGEQKDLNLNNSFASTAKSVPEETSNQRPARERKKKKTKLQEVQPSKEEKPKIVEKPEVQKKKEEKPEPNKEKTMDSAAEELSKRSRELAGIGNRLAASGQYEMAVKCFTDAIKYNPKEFKLFGNRSLCFERLQQYENALGDADLALSMEPNWIKGLFRKGKALCGLKRYYEASLIYKEVLQLESSSTEATQELKRAQTLHLMEMGFSWAQSSEALKTHATLEEAVEALFGDECNPGPGDACASWDIADQPVVQEEDDDEGEWIVRQTSRPRTQQVKELDAFGLSRSKSQSPTPHSKNSLKPDIISVWVGSLAPAVTYSTLHELFSRAGTVYSIKMLLEQQCAFVNYTRKEDCDRAIQCINGMVVEGAPLAVRYPNKFHNGLGMSRSAASDPFPRLGLYKKECFFWRTTGCTRQDCTFRHVPENKNIDKDKFTSRLGNFM; encoded by the exons ATGCCGAGGAAGAAAGACGTTGTTAAAG GTGGAGCTCCTATAGCTAGAATCAAAGAGAACTCCAGACTCATGCGCACACAT GAAACTATGGTAGATTTCATAAATGGACGTCATTCTTCGAGCTCTATCCTGGATGTCTTTGCCTCTGGCTTATTAG GTTTAGATTTTTTAAGGACCTTTGAAGGAGAATTGGAGGACGACCTATATTAcgacgacgacgatgatgacgacgatgaagaagatgatgatCACTTTTATCCACAAAATGCTGCTCACAAGCATTTAGAACCACATCCACGAATAAAACAGCTCACTGATGAG gaggcTGATAAACATGCAAAAGAATTGATAGAAGAAGAGGAACGGCGTAAGGACAAAACTGAGAAGAACAAGCGTAAGAAATTG cgtaaaaaagaaaagaaaagattagAAAAGGAGAATGCAGTTAAAGACATTTTACCT GAGGAAGAACAAGGGAAGTCAGACTCCTCAGAAAATCAGGAAGAAAGTCCTGTTATTGAAAGTAATGCAGACGCAAATGATTCTCCCGAATCTGGTaaaacagaaaatggaaatgaggCGGCTGGATGTGATGAGAGCAGTGGTAATAATAAAGAAGTAGAAAGTCTTGCGGAGATGAATAAAACAGAAGATGGGGAGCAAAAG GATTTgaatttaaataattcatttgCTTCTACGGCAAAATCGGTGCCCGAGGAGACGTCTAATCAGAGGCCtgcgagagaaagaaaaaagaaaaaaactaaattacagGAGGTTCAGCCGTCCAAGGAGGAAAAGCCAAAAATTGTGGAGAAACCCGAAGTAcaaaagaagaaggaagagaaaCCTGAACCCAATAAAGAG aaaacaatggACTCCGCTGCTGAAGAGTTGTCAAAAAGAAGCAGAGAGCTTGCTG GTATTGGAAATCGTTTGGCTGCCTCCGGACAGTACGAGATGGCTGTGAAATGCTTTACTGACGCCATTAAATACAACCCAAAGGAATTTAA GTTATTTGGAAATCGGTCCCTGTGTTTTGAAAGACTGCAGCAGTATGAAAACGCTCTCGGGGATGCTGATCTAGCGCTTTCCATGGAGCCAAACTGGATAAAAGGTTTATTTAGGAAAGGGAAAGCTCTCTGTGGGCTCAAG AGATACTACGAGGCCTCGCTGATCTATAAGGAGGTGTTGCAGCTGGAAAGTTCGAGCACTGAAGCCACGCAAGAGCTGAAACGAGCACAGACATTGCACCTTATG GAAATGGGATTCAGCTGGGCACAGAGCTCCGAGGCCTTGAAAACACACGCCACGTTAGAGGAAGCGGTTGAAGCTCTGTTTGGTGATGAATGCAATCCGGGTCCTGGAG ATGCCTGTGCCAGTTGGGACATTGCAGACCAACCAGTGGTGCAGGAGGAAGACGACGACGAGGGAGAGTGGATTGTCCGACAAACTAGTCGTCCTAGAACGCAGCAGGTCAAAGAGTTAGATGCTTTTGGCCTCAGCCGATCGAAATCTCAGTCCCCGACGCCTCATTCGAAGAATTCTTTGAAACC GGACATTATCTCTGTTTGGGTTGGATCCTTGGCTCCTGCTGTCACCTACTCAACACTTCACGAGCTCTTCAGCAG agccGGGACGGTCTACAGCATCAAGATGCTGCTGGAACAACAGTGTGCCTTTGTGAACTACACCAGAAAAGAAGACTGTGACCGAGCCATCCAGTGTATTAAT GGAATGGTGGTAGAGGGCGCTCCACTCGCTGTGCGATATCCCAATAAATTCCACAATGGACTCGGTATGTCCAGATCGGCCGCCTCTGACCCCTTTCCACGCCTCGG CCTGTACAAGAAGGAGTGCTTTTTCTGGAGGACGACCGGCTGCACGAGGCAGGACTGCACCTTCAGACACGTCCCAGAGAACAAGAACATTGACAAGGACAAATTCACCAGTAGACTGGGGAATTTTATGTAG